The following proteins are co-located in the Acidimicrobiales bacterium genome:
- a CDS encoding DEAD/DEAH box helicase has protein sequence MSTTAAADAAVLDRFSDPVRTWFTTTFGTPTPPQSGGWGPIADGDHTLICAPTGSGKTLAAFLWGIDRLVAEPRPEAGTRVLYISPLRALAVDIDKNLRGPLTGIALAAERTGTPVTVPTVGIRTGDTPADERRRLKRHPPDVLITTPESLYLMLTSQARETLAHVEHVIIDEIHAVAATKRGAHLALTLERLAEVCEKPPQRIGLSATQRPLSEIARFLGGRDDDGRWRPVTIVDEGSAKQLEVEIVVPIEDMASLGTFVEEPTSGPAAAGPVRRSIWPSMHPMLLELIESHRSTLVFVNSRRLAERLATRLNELALDGESRGGESDGTSPQGPPLVKAHHGSLSRPQRLLIEDELKRGELKALVATSSLELGIDMGAVDLVVQVESPGAVSRGMQRIGRAGHQVGAPSRGKIFPKHRADLLEAAVVVERMLDGRIEHTRYLRNPLDVLAQQMVAMCAMDDWPVADMMRVVRRSASFAELTDDVFRNVVEMLAGRYPSESFSELRPRIVWDRVADVLRGRSGAQRLAVTNAGTIPDRGLFGVFLPDGTRVGELDEEMVYESRPGETFLLGASTWRIEDISYERVVVTPAPGEPGRMPFWHGDGPGRPFELGRALGEFTRELRERPDAIEHLRESVGLDDRAAVNLVQYLSDQAEATGVVPDDRTIVVERFRDEIGDWRVCIHSPFGAQVHAPGGVALRARLADEWGVDVEMMWSDDGIVVRLPEAVDDMPVDELLIDPDELTELLVTHLPSTALFAARFRECAGRALLLPRRRPDQRTPLWQQRQRAADLLRAAAPHPDFPILLETTRECLDDVFDVPALRQLLRDLRSRAVRVVSVETAKASPFAQSLLFGWIAVYMYEGDAPLAERRAAALALDRDLLAELLGSEELRELIDGDVLAALEAELQRLVEGRRARDGDEVHDLVRVLGPLTVEELTARCVDDLDVAATVSDLIEQRRLIEVAIADEPRVAAAEDAARLRDALGVALPVGLPAVFTEPVLRPLEDLVARHARTHGPFTTADVARRLAVSVERAAEALEAIESDGRLVRGEFRPDGHEREWCDGDVLRSLRRRSLAALRREVEPTDAAAYARFAPLWQGVGGRRRGIDAVVEALTTLSGAALPASVFEDDILAARVAGYQRSDLDALCTSGEVVWVGAGPIGATDGRLRLVFRDQAPLLVPPSGDDAPEGPVHDAIRGHLEGRGASFWADLLAAVAAAGAGYGEEEVLAALWDLVWSGEVTNDSLAPVRTFVAARSKRAAPARKGRPRPGRLRATGPPAAAGRWSLVAPLLEPRPTATEIAHARASQLLERYGVLTREAALAEGAQGGFAGVYPVLKALEEQGKVRRGYFVEGLGAAQFALPGAVERLRSQRRDATGVPDRPADPPTPGMWDEADADGDPAATADAAVTVLAATDTAQPYGAALDWPETQGRPARSAGSQVVLVDGEPAVLLERGARSLVTFPASAGDDRWAAALAQLVDRGRIRRIEIAKVDGETLTAESAVAPALEAAGFVRSYRGWAYARRSRARG, from the coding sequence GTGAGTACCACCGCGGCCGCGGACGCGGCCGTCCTCGACCGGTTCAGCGACCCGGTCCGCACCTGGTTCACTACCACCTTCGGCACGCCGACGCCGCCGCAGTCCGGTGGATGGGGCCCGATCGCGGATGGCGACCACACGCTCATCTGCGCGCCGACGGGGTCCGGCAAGACGCTCGCCGCGTTCTTGTGGGGTATCGACCGTCTCGTCGCCGAGCCGCGTCCCGAGGCGGGCACGAGGGTTCTGTACATCTCGCCTCTGCGGGCGCTCGCGGTGGACATCGACAAGAACCTGCGCGGTCCGCTCACCGGCATCGCGCTGGCGGCCGAGCGGACCGGCACGCCGGTCACCGTGCCGACGGTGGGCATCCGTACCGGCGACACGCCGGCCGACGAACGGCGGCGGCTCAAGCGCCACCCACCCGACGTCCTGATCACGACGCCCGAGTCGCTGTACCTGATGCTCACGTCGCAGGCCCGCGAGACGCTCGCGCACGTCGAGCACGTGATCATCGACGAGATCCATGCCGTCGCGGCCACCAAGCGCGGCGCCCATCTGGCGCTGACCCTCGAGCGGCTCGCCGAGGTCTGTGAGAAACCCCCGCAGAGGATCGGGCTGTCCGCGACGCAACGCCCTCTGTCGGAGATCGCCCGGTTCCTCGGCGGGCGTGACGACGACGGCCGGTGGCGGCCCGTGACGATCGTCGACGAGGGATCGGCCAAACAGCTCGAGGTGGAGATCGTCGTGCCCATCGAGGACATGGCGAGCCTCGGGACCTTCGTGGAGGAGCCGACGTCGGGGCCGGCGGCCGCGGGTCCGGTGCGGCGCAGCATCTGGCCGTCGATGCACCCGATGCTGCTGGAGTTGATCGAGTCGCACCGTTCGACCCTCGTCTTCGTGAACTCGCGTCGGCTGGCGGAGCGCCTCGCCACCCGCCTGAACGAGTTGGCGCTGGACGGCGAGTCCCGGGGCGGCGAGTCCGACGGGACCTCACCGCAGGGTCCGCCTCTCGTCAAGGCCCACCACGGGTCGTTGAGCCGCCCGCAGCGCCTGTTGATAGAGGACGAGCTCAAGCGGGGTGAGCTCAAGGCGCTGGTGGCCACGAGCTCGCTGGAGCTGGGTATCGACATGGGTGCGGTCGACCTCGTCGTGCAGGTCGAATCGCCCGGAGCGGTGTCACGGGGTATGCAGCGCATCGGCCGGGCCGGTCACCAGGTGGGCGCGCCGAGCCGGGGGAAGATCTTCCCGAAGCACCGCGCCGATCTGCTCGAGGCGGCCGTCGTCGTCGAGCGGATGCTCGACGGCCGGATCGAACACACCCGGTACCTGCGCAACCCCCTCGACGTCCTCGCCCAGCAGATGGTCGCGATGTGCGCGATGGACGACTGGCCGGTCGCCGACATGATGCGCGTCGTGCGCCGCTCGGCGAGCTTCGCCGAGTTGACCGACGACGTCTTCCGCAACGTCGTCGAGATGCTGGCCGGGAGGTACCCGTCGGAGTCGTTCTCGGAGTTGCGACCGCGCATCGTGTGGGACCGGGTGGCCGATGTCCTGCGTGGCCGTTCGGGTGCGCAACGCCTGGCGGTGACCAACGCCGGGACCATCCCGGACCGGGGGCTGTTCGGGGTGTTCCTGCCCGACGGCACGCGGGTCGGTGAGCTCGACGAGGAGATGGTCTACGAGTCCCGACCGGGCGAGACGTTCCTCCTGGGCGCGTCCACCTGGCGGATCGAGGACATCTCCTACGAGCGGGTCGTGGTCACCCCGGCGCCGGGGGAGCCGGGGAGGATGCCGTTCTGGCACGGCGACGGTCCCGGGCGTCCCTTCGAGCTGGGTCGTGCCCTCGGTGAGTTCACGAGGGAGCTGCGGGAGCGCCCCGATGCCATCGAGCATCTGCGGGAGTCCGTCGGCCTCGACGACCGGGCCGCGGTCAACCTCGTCCAGTACCTCTCCGACCAGGCCGAGGCCACGGGAGTGGTCCCCGACGACCGCACGATCGTCGTGGAGCGGTTCCGTGACGAGATCGGCGACTGGCGGGTCTGCATCCACTCTCCCTTCGGTGCGCAGGTCCACGCCCCGGGGGGGGTGGCGCTGCGGGCGCGTCTCGCCGACGAGTGGGGCGTCGACGTGGAGATGATGTGGAGCGACGACGGCATCGTCGTTCGCCTCCCCGAGGCCGTGGACGACATGCCTGTGGACGAGTTGCTCATCGATCCCGACGAGCTGACGGAGTTGCTCGTCACACACCTTCCTTCGACGGCGCTCTTCGCGGCCCGCTTCCGTGAATGTGCCGGACGGGCGCTGCTCCTGCCCCGCCGCCGCCCGGATCAGCGCACCCCGCTGTGGCAGCAGCGCCAGCGCGCCGCGGACCTTCTGCGGGCGGCCGCGCCGCACCCGGACTTCCCGATCCTGTTGGAGACCACCCGGGAGTGCCTCGACGACGTGTTCGACGTCCCCGCGCTCCGCCAGCTGCTGCGTGACCTGCGCAGCCGGGCCGTGCGCGTGGTGTCGGTGGAGACGGCCAAGGCCTCGCCGTTCGCGCAGAGCCTCCTGTTCGGCTGGATCGCCGTCTACATGTACGAGGGGGACGCTCCTCTCGCGGAGCGTCGGGCCGCTGCGCTCGCCCTGGACCGGGACCTCCTCGCGGAGCTGTTGGGCTCGGAGGAACTGCGCGAGCTGATCGACGGTGACGTCCTGGCCGCGCTCGAGGCGGAGTTGCAACGACTCGTCGAAGGTCGCCGTGCCCGCGACGGCGACGAGGTCCACGATCTGGTCCGGGTGCTGGGACCGCTGACCGTCGAGGAGTTGACCGCCCGCTGCGTCGACGACCTCGACGTGGCGGCGACAGTGTCGGATCTCATCGAGCAGCGCCGGCTCATCGAGGTCGCGATAGCCGACGAGCCGCGGGTGGCCGCAGCCGAGGACGCCGCCCGTCTCCGTGACGCCCTCGGGGTCGCCCTCCCCGTCGGTCTGCCGGCGGTCTTCACCGAGCCCGTTCTGCGGCCGCTGGAGGACCTCGTCGCCCGGCACGCCCGGACCCACGGTCCGTTCACGACCGCCGACGTCGCGCGTCGCCTCGCCGTGTCGGTCGAGCGGGCAGCCGAGGCGCTGGAGGCCATTGAGTCCGACGGGCGGCTCGTGCGGGGCGAGTTCCGCCCCGACGGTCACGAACGCGAGTGGTGCGACGGCGACGTGCTGCGGTCGCTGCGCCGTCGGTCCCTGGCGGCGCTGCGGCGCGAGGTGGAGCCCACCGACGCGGCCGCGTACGCGCGATTCGCGCCCCTGTGGCAGGGGGTCGGCGGTCGCCGCCGGGGGATCGACGCGGTCGTGGAGGCGCTGACCACCCTGTCGGGAGCGGCGCTGCCGGCGTCGGTATTCGAGGATGACATCCTCGCCGCCCGGGTGGCGGGCTACCAGCGTTCTGACCTCGACGCGCTGTGCACGTCGGGAGAGGTCGTGTGGGTCGGAGCGGGTCCCATCGGCGCCACTGACGGGCGGCTCCGGCTGGTGTTCCGGGACCAGGCACCCCTCCTCGTGCCACCGTCCGGTGACGACGCCCCCGAGGGTCCGGTCCACGACGCGATCCGCGGACACCTGGAGGGCCGGGGTGCGTCGTTCTGGGCCGACCTCCTCGCCGCGGTTGCGGCCGCCGGTGCGGGATACGGCGAGGAGGAGGTTCTCGCCGCCCTGTGGGATCTCGTGTGGTCCGGTGAGGTCACGAACGATTCGCTCGCGCCCGTCCGGACGTTCGTGGCGGCACGGTCGAAGCGGGCGGCGCCGGCGCGCAAGGGTCGCCCCCGTCCGGGCCGCCTCCGGGCGACGGGACCACCGGCGGCGGCCGGACGGTGGTCACTGGTGGCCCCGCTGCTCGAACCACGGCCCACTGCGACCGAGATCGCCCACGCCCGCGCGTCCCAGCTCCTGGAGCGCTACGGCGTGCTCACCCGTGAGGCGGCGCTGGCTGAGGGGGCCCAGGGAGGTTTCGCCGGCGTCTATCCCGTTCTCAAGGCGCTGGAGGAGCAGGGGAAGGTCCGGCGCGGCTATTTCGTGGAGGGGCTGGGGGCGGCCCAGTTCGCGTTGCCGGGGGCGGTGGAGCGTCTGCGGTCCCAACGCCGGGACGCAACCGGTGTCCCGGACCGACCCGCCGATCCCCCCACTCCGGGGATGTGGGACGAGGCGGACGCCGACGGCGACCCCGCTGCCACCGCGGACGCAGCAGTGACGGTCTTGGCGGCCACCGACACCGCCCAGCCCTACGGGGCCGCCCTGGACTGGCCCGAGACACAGGGGCGGCCCGCCCGCAGCGCCGGATCGCAGGTGGTCCTCGTCGACGGCGAGCCCGCGGTGCTGTTGGAGCGGGGCGCCCGCAGTCTCGTCACGTTCCCGGCGTCGGCTGGTGACGACCGCTGGGCCGCCGCGCTGGCGCAACTCGTCGACCGGGGCCGCATCCGCCGGATCGAGATCGCGAAGGTCGACGGGGAGACCCTCACCGCGGAGAGCGCCGTGGCCCCGGCACTCGAGGCCGCCGGGTTCGTCCGCTCCTACCGGGGCTGGGCCTACGCGAGGCGCAGTCGTGCCCGAGGGTGA
- a CDS encoding DNA-formamidopyrimidine glycosylase family protein, which yields MPEGDTLHRVATRLRPALEGRTLERFEALRLAGDRPRRGETIVSVESVGKYLLIAFSGGLTLATHLRMTGSWHLYRVGERWRKPAHLARAVVATDEWVAVCFSAPVVRTYPTASPGASPVDHLGPDLCRPDADIDEAVRRFATHADPDTSIGDALLDQRIAAGIGNVYRCEVLWACRLHHDTPVRDVSVPARRELLVTAARLLKANLGGGERRTVPGGLAVYDRARRPCRQCQTPIEVGRTGRDGRIVYWCPRCQVSAAAM from the coding sequence GTGCCCGAGGGTGACACCCTCCACCGGGTGGCCACGCGGCTGCGCCCGGCCTTGGAGGGTCGGACGTTGGAGCGCTTCGAAGCTCTCCGCCTCGCCGGTGACCGCCCGAGGCGGGGTGAGACGATCGTCTCGGTCGAGTCCGTCGGCAAGTACCTACTGATCGCGTTCTCGGGCGGGTTGACGCTCGCGACCCACCTGCGGATGACCGGCTCCTGGCACCTGTATCGGGTCGGTGAGAGGTGGCGGAAGCCCGCGCACCTCGCCCGGGCTGTCGTCGCCACCGACGAGTGGGTGGCCGTGTGCTTCTCGGCACCGGTGGTGCGGACCTACCCGACGGCGTCGCCGGGAGCGTCCCCCGTGGACCACCTCGGGCCGGATCTGTGCCGTCCCGACGCCGACATCGACGAGGCCGTCCGGCGCTTCGCCACCCATGCCGATCCCGACACGTCCATCGGTGACGCTCTGTTGGATCAGCGGATCGCCGCGGGGATCGGCAACGTCTACCGCTGTGAGGTCCTGTGGGCGTGCCGGCTGCACCACGACACGCCCGTGCGGGATGTGTCGGTTCCGGCCCGTAGGGAGCTTCTCGTCACCGCGGCGAGGTTGCTGAAGGCGAACCTCGGGGGAGGGGAGCGGCGCACCGTTCCGGGGGGACTGGCGGTCTATGACCGGGCCCGTCGACCGTGCCGCCAGTGTCAGACCCCGATCGAGGTCGGCCGTACCGGCCGCGACGGCCGCATCGTCTACTGGTGCCCCCGGTGTCAGGTGTCGGCCGCCGCAATGTGA
- a CDS encoding antitoxin MazE family protein, translating to MAAPQENAGVKGRVREHRRRLRAQGLRPVQIWVPDVRSPEFDGEARRQSAAVAASAHDAKDQAFIDAVSLDDD from the coding sequence ATGGCCGCGCCGCAGGAAAACGCCGGGGTGAAGGGGCGAGTGCGGGAGCACCGTCGGCGGCTTCGTGCCCAAGGCCTTCGGCCCGTGCAGATCTGGGTTCCTGATGTGCGGTCGCCAGAGTTCGATGGCGAAGCCCGTCGCCAGTCGGCCGCGGTCGCCGCGAGTGCTCATGACGCGAAGGATCAGGCGTTCATCGACGCGGTGAGCCTGGACGACGATTGA
- a CDS encoding type II toxin-antitoxin system PemK/MazF family toxin has product MKRGEIWTASPGSGCVGRPRPVAIIQDDRFDGTDSVTVCAFTTDPTEAPFFRLRVEPDEVNGLREPCSLMVDKVTTVPRSKLGEPIGRLGDEELVRLGRAILVFFGLAG; this is encoded by the coding sequence TTGAAGCGCGGGGAGATCTGGACCGCTTCCCCCGGCTCGGGATGCGTCGGCAGGCCGCGACCCGTCGCGATCATCCAAGACGACCGATTCGACGGAACGGACTCGGTGACGGTCTGCGCCTTCACCACTGATCCGACCGAGGCACCGTTCTTCCGTCTCCGCGTCGAGCCGGACGAGGTGAACGGGCTACGCGAGCCATGCAGCCTCATGGTCGACAAGGTCACGACCGTTCCTCGATCCAAGCTCGGCGAACCCATTGGCAGGCTCGGCGACGAAGAGCTCGTCCGCCTCGGCCGCGCGATCCTCGTCTTCTTCGGCCTCGCTGGCTGA
- a CDS encoding DNRLRE domain-containing protein, whose product MAVRRIYLFVLVALLAAVLPLASIDLADAQDRGERLSFSGGAEPDRLVRSDSAGPTVPAVSPGWPNADEIGDELPTHRFSSDDAAGAPEGEGRERARLVTPNDSGIADGEELSLRVPFGGERGPVELVGDGAGGVRSAPGSAFDVEIPGTAGGAASRTDRTPPATLAPEAPSESVEDPAGVQGVDGGEPASGGEDDPADDTSPVDDVPAPGPTTEPDGVAPGAVDGLSRSVAAVTVDGERLVLGVDGGVSAPGRSAGGGSGVRFGDVAASGADVTVAASDVGVKTTWELASIAEFDAGLVETLEIPAGWAATQVGSAVEIRDETGELVVLWAGGPVWDAQIAADYGFASDGDLNPYTLAAVAALEGVTDEAEVERILAEEVPSSQVVGYASVELVGVVDGVVTVRHVVDPAWIADPVRVWPVSVDPTLAPNPSNGYTTNEYFPNSSYYWATNDGFTVGQGIGQYEKTGYVEFDLSTIEDSGALIDSATLELYQDYADTCSSRLLEVSRLTEAFDSSVSYNNPSSITTNGQASQNSNKGRFFCSDGWIYVDVTDIVQAWADGVTNYGFRLDGDYTSTSSTKIFEDSPAPVLDITYTALSVDATYSPLSTPVGNYPEAGSDVSSPVLGDPQGGVLPVAVTNDGNRDWFDLGICLGYRLYD is encoded by the coding sequence ATGGCGGTTCGGCGGATCTATCTGTTCGTGTTGGTCGCGTTGTTGGCAGCGGTGTTGCCGTTGGCGTCGATCGATCTCGCTGACGCGCAAGACCGCGGCGAGCGCTTGTCGTTTTCGGGCGGCGCGGAGCCGGACCGGCTGGTGCGGTCTGATTCGGCGGGCCCGACGGTGCCGGCGGTGTCGCCGGGATGGCCGAACGCTGATGAGATCGGCGACGAGTTGCCGACGCATCGCTTCAGCTCCGACGACGCTGCGGGAGCGCCTGAAGGCGAGGGCCGGGAGCGGGCGCGCCTTGTCACCCCGAACGATTCGGGGATTGCCGATGGGGAGGAGTTGTCGCTTCGGGTGCCGTTTGGCGGCGAGCGCGGGCCGGTGGAGTTGGTGGGTGACGGCGCGGGCGGGGTGCGCTCGGCGCCGGGTTCCGCATTCGATGTCGAGATCCCCGGGACGGCCGGCGGCGCCGCGAGCCGCACCGATCGCACGCCGCCAGCAACGCTGGCCCCTGAGGCGCCTTCTGAGAGCGTCGAGGATCCCGCTGGTGTGCAGGGTGTCGACGGTGGGGAACCGGCTTCGGGCGGCGAAGACGACCCAGCCGATGACACGAGCCCGGTCGATGATGTTCCGGCGCCGGGACCGACGACTGAGCCAGACGGTGTGGCGCCGGGGGCCGTCGATGGGTTGTCGCGGTCGGTCGCCGCGGTGACCGTTGACGGTGAGCGCCTGGTGTTGGGCGTCGATGGCGGGGTGTCGGCGCCGGGCCGGTCAGCTGGTGGCGGCTCTGGTGTGCGTTTCGGTGATGTCGCGGCGTCGGGTGCCGATGTCACCGTGGCGGCGTCGGATGTGGGAGTGAAGACGACCTGGGAGCTCGCGTCGATCGCCGAGTTCGACGCGGGGCTGGTCGAAACCCTCGAAATTCCTGCGGGCTGGGCGGCGACCCAGGTCGGTTCGGCGGTGGAGATCCGCGACGAGACCGGCGAGTTGGTCGTGTTGTGGGCGGGCGGGCCGGTGTGGGACGCGCAGATCGCAGCGGATTACGGCTTCGCTTCTGATGGCGATCTGAACCCCTACACACTCGCTGCTGTCGCGGCGCTCGAAGGTGTCACCGACGAGGCCGAGGTCGAGCGGATCCTCGCGGAGGAGGTCCCGTCGAGTCAGGTCGTTGGGTACGCGTCGGTGGAGCTTGTCGGTGTCGTCGACGGCGTGGTGACTGTCCGCCACGTCGTCGACCCTGCTTGGATCGCTGATCCGGTGCGGGTGTGGCCGGTGTCGGTTGATCCGACGTTGGCGCCGAACCCGTCGAATGGATACACGACGAACGAGTACTTCCCGAACTCGTCCTATTACTGGGCGACCAACGACGGGTTCACGGTTGGTCAAGGCATCGGCCAGTACGAGAAGACCGGATATGTCGAGTTCGACTTATCAACGATTGAAGACTCCGGCGCCTTGATCGACTCGGCGACCTTGGAGCTGTATCAGGACTACGCCGATACGTGTTCGAGCCGCCTTTTGGAGGTCAGCCGGCTGACCGAGGCGTTCGATTCGTCGGTGTCCTACAACAACCCCTCGTCGATCACGACCAACGGGCAGGCGTCGCAGAACTCGAACAAGGGCCGGTTCTTTTGTTCGGACGGCTGGATCTATGTCGATGTGACCGACATCGTCCAAGCGTGGGCGGATGGCGTGACGAACTACGGGTTCCGCCTCGACGGCGACTACACATCAACGAGCTCCACGAAGATCTTCGAGGATTCCCCTGCGCCAGTGTTGGACATCACCTACACGGCGTTGTCGGTCGACGCGACGTATTCGCCGCTGTCGACGCCGGTGGGGAACTATCCCGAGGCGGGTTCGGATGTGTCGAGTCCGGTGTTGGGGGACCCGCAGGGCGGCGTGTTGCCGGTTGCGGTCACCAATGACGGGAACCGTGACTGGTTCGATCTGGGTATCTGTTTGGGGTATCGGCTCTATGAC